The following coding sequences lie in one Candidatus Kinetoplastibacterium sorsogonicusi genomic window:
- a CDS encoding sensor histidine kinase, with translation MKKFLYILLFILIISGFAALSLLAWSTYNIALFAQYYDILFLINLIVAFFLFIWILVLVINLINNIRKNVFGSRLTSRFAFSFIIISVMPGLFIYILSIHFMSRSLESWFNVRVNNALNAGLNLGKTALDYLLDDLLARGKVMADRLSLVEKNNLILSLDALRESNRIKESMIFTNNGRIIAFSTENHMILDLLPSMPSNDIMNQLRFISSYSAVEEKDDELFLRVIVAINHDDIDNIVGSNVNIEHKWLQLIQPVSVQILYNARQVQQGFRDYQDLYLSRVGLSRLYFLTLTISIILTIFSAILFALLISRRLVKPLLTLAEGTQAVGLGDYRQLPEIKSKDELGVLTKSFNDMIKQLEEARIMVEVNKQQLERSNIYLERILSNLSSGVLVVDKSFCITMVNQGARNILKIDIDQNIIGVYLGDIKGFDNFCYIIRHAFNSHDAVGSEHQFWQQQCEITLSHANQVITILARGTRFLMDSNIGNYLVVFDDITSVISSNRSVVWEEVAQRLAHEIKNPLTPIQLSAERMLMCFSQKLNTIDVKILERSVNTIVNQVTSLKKMVDDFREYAKISSKVMKIVDINSLINEVLSLYGWNPDEINNNIDSNFSIDLDLDENIPYLKGNDVQLRQVLHNLLSNARDAIIEANKPGKLKISTKLIKLYNDKNMEIKNVRFILEDNGLGFDKQIIQRVFEPYITTKAHGTGLGLAIVRKIIEEHDGNIDLINCKDGGARVSILFTKIYDKIEL, from the coding sequence GTGAAAAAATTTTTATATATTTTATTATTTATTTTAATCATATCTGGTTTTGCTGCTTTAAGTTTATTAGCATGGTCTACTTATAATATTGCATTATTTGCACAATATTACGATATATTATTTCTAATTAATTTAATTGTAGCTTTTTTTTTATTTATATGGATATTAGTATTAGTTATAAATTTAATAAATAATATACGTAAAAACGTATTTGGATCTAGATTGACATCTAGGTTTGCATTTTCATTCATAATTATTAGTGTAATGCCTGGATTATTTATTTACATATTATCAATACATTTCATGTCTCGTTCTCTTGAATCTTGGTTCAATGTTAGAGTAAATAATGCATTAAATGCTGGCTTAAATTTAGGCAAAACTGCTTTAGATTACTTATTAGATGATTTATTAGCAAGAGGTAAAGTAATGGCTGATAGGTTAAGTTTAGTTGAAAAAAATAACCTTATATTATCATTAGATGCGTTACGTGAATCGAATCGTATTAAAGAATCTATGATATTTACAAATAATGGTCGTATTATTGCATTTTCTACAGAAAATCATATGATATTAGATTTATTACCTTCCATGCCATCTAATGATATAATGAATCAATTGAGGTTTATTTCATCTTATTCAGCAGTTGAAGAAAAAGATGATGAATTATTTTTAAGAGTAATAGTAGCTATTAACCATGATGATATAGATAATATAGTTGGTAGTAATGTTAATATTGAGCACAAATGGTTACAATTAATACAGCCAGTTTCTGTACAAATTTTATATAACGCTAGACAAGTACAACAAGGTTTCAGAGATTATCAAGATTTATATTTATCACGTGTTGGTTTATCTAGATTATACTTTCTTACATTAACTATATCTATTATATTAACAATATTTTCTGCTATTTTATTTGCATTATTAATATCAAGAAGGTTAGTAAAACCACTACTTACATTAGCAGAGGGTACACAAGCTGTAGGTCTAGGGGATTATCGCCAGTTACCTGAAATAAAATCTAAAGATGAACTAGGAGTTTTGACTAAATCTTTTAATGATATGATAAAACAGTTAGAAGAAGCAAGAATAATGGTCGAAGTTAATAAGCAACAATTAGAACGTTCTAATATATATTTAGAAAGAATCCTTTCTAATTTATCATCAGGCGTTTTAGTAGTTGATAAAAGTTTTTGTATTACTATGGTTAATCAAGGAGCTAGAAATATATTAAAAATTGATATTGATCAAAATATCATTGGTGTTTATTTAGGAGATATAAAAGGTTTTGATAATTTTTGTTATATAATACGTCATGCTTTTAACTCTCACGATGCTGTGGGTTCTGAACATCAATTTTGGCAACAGCAATGCGAAATTACATTATCTCATGCAAATCAAGTTATTACTATTCTTGCAAGAGGTACTCGTTTTTTGATGGATAGCAACATTGGAAATTATTTAGTAGTATTTGATGATATTACTTCAGTAATATCATCAAATAGGTCCGTAGTATGGGAAGAAGTTGCACAAAGATTAGCACATGAAATTAAAAACCCTTTAACTCCTATACAATTATCTGCAGAACGTATGTTAATGTGTTTTTCTCAAAAATTAAATACAATAGATGTAAAAATATTAGAAAGATCCGTTAATACTATAGTAAATCAAGTTACTTCATTAAAAAAAATGGTTGATGATTTTAGAGAATATGCAAAAATTTCATCTAAAGTTATGAAGATTGTAGATATCAATTCTTTAATTAATGAAGTTTTGTCTCTATATGGATGGAATCCAGATGAAATAAATAATAATATAGATTCAAATTTTTCTATTGATTTAGATTTAGATGAAAATATTCCTTATTTAAAAGGAAATGATGTTCAATTACGTCAAGTGCTTCATAATTTATTATCTAATGCTCGTGATGCAATTATAGAAGCAAACAAGCCTGGAAAATTAAAAATTTCCACAAAACTAATTAAATTGTATAATGATAAAAATATGGAGATTAAAAATGTACGTTTTATCTTAGAGGATAATGGTTTAGGATTTGATAAACAAATTATTCAAAGAGTTTTTGAACCATATATAACAACTAAAGCGCATGGTACTGGTCTTGGTTTAGCAATTGTACGCAAAATTATAGAAGAACATGATGGAAATATCGATTTAATTAATTGTAAAGATGGTGGTGCTCGTGTTTCAATTTTATTTACAAAAATTTATGATAAAATCGAGTTGTAA
- a CDS encoding methyltransferase domain-containing protein, protein MNICNINKKHVILQFERRNLSNSKFLYEEIANRLAMRLKYVKINPKYILDVGCNAANNFSLLNTMFSKSSYIGLDFCKKSIERAHKIINNIDKRYFIFNFFKNIPKIQHKLILSDMASTNIENEYIDLIWSNMALHWHDNIQEVFEEWYRILKTEGIINFSCFGTNTIKELHKAIKEANIKTSYMIFNDIHTIGDTLNKSGFANIVMSQETLTFTYENPERLLKDVQGIGGNPMYNRHNGLLGKEKLRLIYESLNNQKNQSNLIPLTINIIYGYACKSKTINNSVTHKINFIS, encoded by the coding sequence ATGAATATATGCAATATTAATAAAAAACATGTTATTTTGCAATTTGAAAGAAGAAATTTATCAAATTCTAAATTTTTATATGAAGAAATAGCTAATAGATTAGCAATGCGATTAAAATATGTAAAAATTAATCCTAAATATATTTTAGATGTTGGATGTAATGCAGCAAATAATTTTAGTTTATTAAACACTATGTTTTCAAAAAGCTCATATATAGGATTAGATTTTTGTAAAAAATCTATAGAAAGAGCTCATAAAATCATAAATAATATAGATAAAAGATATTTTATTTTTAATTTTTTTAAAAACATACCTAAAATTCAACATAAGTTGATATTATCAGATATGGCTTCTACTAATATAGAAAATGAATATATAGATTTAATTTGGTCTAACATGGCATTACATTGGCATGATAATATACAAGAAGTATTTGAAGAATGGTATAGAATATTAAAAACAGAAGGAATAATAAATTTTTCATGCTTCGGCACAAATACTATTAAAGAACTACATAAAGCAATAAAAGAAGCTAATATAAAAACTTCATATATGATTTTTAATGATATACATACAATTGGTGATACTTTAAATAAAAGTGGATTTGCTAATATAGTCATGTCACAAGAAACATTAACATTCACTTATGAAAATCCTGAACGCCTTTTAAAAGATGTTCAGGGGATCGGAGGTAATCCTATGTATAATAGACATAATGGTCTATTAGGAAAAGAAAAATTACGCTTAATATATGAGTCATTAAATAATCAAAAAAATCAAAGCAATCTAATCCCATTAACGATAAATATTATATATGGTTATGCATGTAAATCTAAAACAATTAATAATAGTGTTACTCATAAAATAAACTTTATTAGTTAA
- a CDS encoding response regulator, whose product MARILVVDDEIGIRELLSEILYDEGYTVEKAENAAQAREIRSRFRPNLVLLDIWMPDTDGVSLLKEWKSQGLLDMPVIMMSGHATIDTAVEATRIGAVDFLEKPITLQKLLSTVSNCLKKLPIMRSGSNILRSMNNNNSTINDKELNNIQSELKITMNGSIGSISLEQPLREARDAFERIYFEYHLLRDKNSMTKVSERTGLERTHLYRKLKQLGIESSRKRGS is encoded by the coding sequence ATGGCCAGAATTCTAGTAGTTGATGATGAAATAGGTATTAGAGAGTTGTTGTCTGAAATTTTATATGATGAAGGATATACTGTTGAAAAAGCAGAAAATGCAGCTCAAGCTAGAGAAATACGTTCTAGATTCCGTCCTAATTTAGTATTATTAGATATTTGGATGCCTGATACTGATGGTGTAAGTTTGTTAAAAGAATGGAAATCACAGGGATTATTAGATATGCCTGTAATAATGATGAGTGGACATGCAACAATAGATACAGCTGTAGAAGCTACACGTATTGGAGCAGTGGATTTTTTAGAAAAACCAATTACATTACAAAAGTTATTAAGTACAGTAAGTAATTGTTTAAAAAAACTTCCTATAATGCGTTCTGGATCAAATATCTTGAGATCAATGAATAATAATAATTCTACAATAAATGATAAAGAATTGAATAATATTCAATCAGAATTAAAAATTACAATGAATGGCTCTATAGGTTCTATATCATTAGAACAACCTTTACGTGAAGCTAGAGATGCATTTGAACGTATTTATTTTGAATATCATCTATTACGTGATAAAAATAGTATGACAAAAGTATCAGAAAGAACAGGATTAGAAAGAACACATTTATATAGAAAATTAAAACAGTTAGGAATAGAATCAAGTAGAAAACGTGGATCATAG
- a CDS encoding tRNA (cytidine(34)-2'-O)-methyltransferase, with protein sequence MFHVILVNPEIPPNTGNAIRLCANTGSHLHIIRPFSFSLDDRRLKRAGLDYHEWQEIKIHNTLQEAIDKINVNYDRCFVMTTKGNKFLSNIHLYKNDVFIFGNETKGLSTHYMNLFPETNKIRLPMLKTQRSLNLSNAIAITIYEAWRQNNYINGI encoded by the coding sequence ATGTTTCATGTTATTTTAGTTAATCCAGAAATACCACCTAATACTGGTAATGCTATAAGGCTATGTGCTAATACTGGCTCTCATTTGCATATTATTCGTCCTTTTTCCTTTTCACTTGATGATCGTCGTTTAAAAAGAGCTGGTTTGGACTATCATGAATGGCAAGAAATAAAAATTCATAATACCTTACAAGAAGCTATTGATAAGATAAATGTTAATTATGACCGTTGCTTTGTAATGACTACAAAAGGAAATAAATTTTTGTCTAATATTCACTTATATAAAAATGATGTTTTTATTTTTGGTAATGAAACTAAAGGATTATCGACACATTATATGAATTTATTTCCTGAAACAAATAAAATAAGATTACCAATGTTAAAAACACAAAGAAGTTTAAATCTTTCTAATGCTATTGCTATAACTATTTATGAAGCTTGGAGACAAAATAATTATATAAATGGCATATAA
- a CDS encoding rhodanese-like domain-containing protein — MNNIYFFADLYNITLLFIIFITGILIFISYFQKNNFILNMQDSLLFINRKNSLLIDIRSTDEYKISHISGSINIPAEKISSNNKIFITKKPIIFVCKNGNISKKLAILLQRQGIKIFIIDGGINLWVKNGLPLVQ; from the coding sequence ATGAATAATATTTATTTTTTTGCAGATTTATATAATATAACTTTGCTATTTATAATATTTATTACTGGAATTTTAATATTTATTTCTTACTTTCAAAAAAATAATTTTATCTTAAATATGCAAGATTCATTATTATTTATAAATCGTAAAAATAGTTTACTAATAGATATTAGAAGTACTGATGAATATAAAATTAGTCATATTTCTGGATCTATTAATATTCCAGCAGAAAAAATTTCGTCGAATAATAAAATTTTTATAACCAAAAAACCTATTATTTTTGTATGTAAAAATGGTAATATTTCAAAAAAATTAGCAATTTTATTACAAAGACAAGGAATTAAAATATTTATAATTGATGGAGGTATAAATTTATGGGTAAAAAATGGTTTACCACTTGTACAATAA
- a CDS encoding NAD(P)H-dependent glycerol-3-phosphate dehydrogenase, which yields MNINIIVIGSGSWGTSLAISTSYKFTTYLFVRDHKQAQIIIKDKENKKYLNNIRIPSSIHIITDLQKIIKLLINSKIIIILCIPISNLRKIVSELYNYIIKFQLFNISIIYTCKGLESNSCLLPHEVIDEVIPVDFIKYGVLSGPSFAQEVAIKLPTALTIASNHENLKNDIIKILHRDNIRIYTSSDIIGVEVGGALKNIIAIACGISDGLQLGFNARAAIITRGLKEIQNFGVKIGACPKTFFGLTGIGDLVLTATGNMSRNRNIGLEIGKGKCLKEISTYQLNAEGVKCAQAVLTRAKQLNIEVPIIEAVCDILFKGINPTFIVKKLLSKDSKTDS from the coding sequence ATGAATATTAATATAATAGTGATAGGATCTGGTAGTTGGGGTACATCTTTAGCTATTTCTACAAGCTATAAATTTACAACATATCTTTTTGTTCGTGACCATAAACAAGCCCAAATAATTATTAAAGATAAGGAAAATAAAAAATATCTTAATAATATTAGAATACCATCATCTATTCATATTATTACTGATTTACAAAAAATTATAAAATTATTGATTAATAGTAAAATTATAATAATACTATGTATTCCAATTTCTAACTTAAGAAAAATAGTTTCCGAATTATATAATTACATTATTAAATTTCAACTATTTAATATTTCTATAATATATACATGTAAAGGTTTAGAATCAAATAGTTGTTTATTACCACATGAAGTAATTGATGAAGTTATTCCTGTAGATTTTATAAAATATGGTGTTTTATCTGGACCTTCATTTGCACAAGAAGTAGCTATAAAATTACCTACGGCTTTAACTATTGCTAGTAATCATGAAAATTTAAAAAATGATATTATTAAGATATTACATAGAGATAATATTCGTATATATACTAGCAGTGACATTATAGGTGTAGAAGTTGGAGGTGCATTAAAAAATATTATTGCAATAGCATGTGGAATATCTGATGGCTTACAACTTGGATTCAATGCAAGAGCAGCAATAATTACTAGAGGATTAAAAGAAATTCAAAATTTTGGAGTTAAAATAGGTGCATGTCCTAAAACTTTTTTTGGTTTAACAGGGATAGGAGATCTTGTTTTAACCGCTACTGGTAACATGTCTAGAAATAGAAATATTGGTTTAGAAATAGGCAAAGGTAAGTGCTTAAAAGAAATATCAACATATCAATTAAATGCTGAAGGTGTTAAATGTGCTCAAGCAGTTTTAACAAGAGCTAAGCAACTTAATATAGAAGTACCTATAATAGAAGCAGTATGTGATATACTTTTTAAAGGTATAAATCCTACTTTTATAGTTAAAAAATTACTATCTAAAGACTCTAAAACAGATTCATAA
- the rsmB gene encoding 16S rRNA (cytosine(967)-C(5))-methyltransferase RsmB gives MIYKDKTNKDLYIVIQLTAKLLHDILYKKKTLTLSQVLDNSLPDIRPVLHSISYYVMRNLGWARTISKILIKKFPNSEFESLFLVSLCLIKSIFKNENSSNKDPIYNDYTIVDQSILAAKSYYKTFPYAGLLNAALRNFLRNMHKFNALVKNSLEAKFNYPEWWIKKIMYYYPNNWQKILSSANCISPLHLRINRRKTNINFIVKLFNENNIDIKVINDFSVLIKNSIPIYNLPGFNEGLWIVQDIKAQMAAKLLDIDDGMNILDACAAPGGKTTHLLEIANIQLTALDISKKRLIKLKENLERLNLYNKKNVHIICADACDLSNWWDGKYYDIILSDVPCSGSGVVRNHPDIRWMKKIDDINIIIETQRNIINTLWKTLKPGGKMLYSTCSIFPEEGELQILEFLRSHLDAKLLPSPGQILPIENLEGGNGFFYAILLKNK, from the coding sequence ATGATTTATAAAGACAAAACTAATAAAGATCTATATATAGTTATACAATTAACTGCAAAATTATTGCATGATATACTATATAAAAAAAAAACATTAACATTATCGCAAGTTTTAGATAACTCTTTACCAGATATTCGCCCTGTATTACATTCAATTAGTTATTATGTCATGCGAAATTTAGGATGGGCACGTACAATTAGTAAAATTTTAATAAAAAAATTTCCTAATTCAGAATTTGAATCATTATTTTTAGTATCTTTATGTTTAATAAAAAGTATTTTTAAAAATGAAAATTCTAGCAATAAAGATCCAATTTATAACGATTATACAATTGTAGATCAATCTATTTTAGCAGCAAAATCATATTATAAAACTTTTCCATATGCTGGTTTGTTAAATGCTGCTTTAAGAAATTTTTTAAGAAATATGCATAAATTTAACGCATTAGTAAAAAATTCTCTCGAAGCAAAATTTAATTATCCTGAATGGTGGATCAAAAAAATTATGTATTATTATCCAAATAATTGGCAAAAAATACTTTCATCTGCTAACTGTATATCTCCATTACATTTAAGAATTAATAGAAGAAAAACTAACATAAATTTTATTGTAAAATTATTTAATGAAAATAATATTGATATTAAAGTAATAAATGATTTTAGTGTTTTAATAAAAAACTCTATTCCTATATACAATTTGCCAGGATTTAATGAAGGATTATGGATAGTACAAGATATTAAAGCACAAATGGCTGCTAAATTATTAGATATTGATGATGGAATGAATATATTAGATGCATGTGCTGCACCTGGTGGTAAAACTACTCATTTATTAGAAATAGCTAATATACAACTTACTGCATTAGATATTAGCAAAAAAAGATTAATAAAATTGAAAGAAAATTTAGAAAGATTAAATTTATATAATAAAAAGAACGTTCATATTATTTGTGCTGATGCTTGTGATTTATCGAATTGGTGGGATGGTAAATATTACGATATTATATTGTCTGATGTACCATGTTCTGGTTCAGGTGTAGTTAGAAATCATCCAGATATTCGATGGATGAAAAAAATAGATGACATTAATATAATTATTGAAACACAAAGAAATATAATTAATACATTATGGAAAACATTAAAGCCAGGTGGGAAAATGCTATATTCAACATGTTCAATATTTCCAGAAGAAGGAGAGTTACAGATTTTAGAATTTTTAAGAAGCCATTTAGATGCAAAATTATTACCTTCTCCAGGACAAATTTTGCCTATTGAAAATTTAGAAGGTGGCAATGGTTTTTTTTATGCAATTTTATTAAAAAATAAATAA
- the gpmA gene encoding 2,3-diphosphoglycerate-dependent phosphoglycerate mutase, translating into MYKLVLMRHGQSLWNLENRFTGWADIDLTEVGKNQAKQAGEILKDHNYIFDIAYSSYLKRSIRTLWIVLDIMNCMHIPIYSDWHLNERHYGNLQGLNKHDIANIYGEKQVSIWRRSYDIAPPSLSINDKRHPKFDIKYQQLPIQLPSTESLKDTIDRVIPFWNNSIVPMIQSGKKVLIVAHGNSLRALIKYITNMSNESIYNFDIPTGKPLVCELNDKMDYIKHYYL; encoded by the coding sequence ATGTATAAATTGGTATTAATGCGGCATGGTCAAAGTTTATGGAATTTAGAAAATCGATTTACTGGTTGGGCTGATATTGATTTAACAGAAGTTGGAAAAAATCAAGCTAAACAAGCTGGTGAAATATTAAAAGATCATAATTATATATTTGACATTGCATATTCATCTTATTTAAAAAGATCTATAAGAACTTTGTGGATAGTATTAGATATTATGAATTGTATGCATATACCTATATATTCTGACTGGCATCTTAATGAAAGACATTATGGTAATTTACAAGGACTCAATAAACATGATATTGCAAATATTTATGGAGAAAAACAAGTAAGTATTTGGCGTAGATCTTATGATATTGCACCTCCTAGTTTATCTATTAATGATAAAAGACATCCTAAATTTGATATTAAATATCAACAATTACCTATACAATTACCATCTACAGAATCTTTAAAAGATACTATAGATAGAGTTATTCCTTTTTGGAATAACTCTATAGTTCCTATGATTCAATCTGGTAAAAAAGTTTTAATTGTAGCCCATGGTAATAGTTTAAGAGCTCTTATAAAATATATAACTAATATGTCTAATGAGAGTATATATAATTTTGATATTCCTACAGGAAAACCTTTGGTTTGTGAATTAAATGATAAAATGGATTATATAAAACATTATTATTTATAA
- the def gene encoding peptide deformylase, translating into MPLMNILNYPDPYLRNIVSPVTNINSDIKSIADNMLKTMYQFSGIGLAANQVGLDLRLIVLDVNNHPMILINPEIIWHSEEYIISKEGCLSIPGIYENVKRHSKIRCIALDHNDKKVDFIADDILSICIQHEIDHLNGKLFIDYLSNLKKDFIKRKIKKNTLK; encoded by the coding sequence ATGCCTTTAATGAATATTTTAAATTATCCAGATCCATATTTACGAAATATTGTTTCTCCTGTGACTAATATAAATAGTGATATAAAAAGTATAGCTGATAATATGTTAAAAACTATGTATCAATTTTCTGGTATAGGTTTGGCAGCTAATCAAGTAGGATTAGACTTACGTTTAATAGTATTAGACGTAAATAATCATCCTATGATTTTAATTAATCCTGAGATTATTTGGCATAGTGAAGAATATATAATTTCAAAAGAAGGATGTCTTTCTATTCCTGGCATATATGAAAATGTAAAAAGACATTCTAAGATTAGATGTATTGCTCTAGATCATAATGATAAAAAAGTAGATTTTATAGCTGATGACATATTATCAATATGTATTCAACATGAAATAGATCACTTAAATGGTAAATTGTTTATAGATTATTTATCTAATTTAAAAAAAGATTTTATTAAACGCAAAATTAAAAAAAATACTCTTAAGTAA
- the fmt gene encoding methionyl-tRNA formyltransferase, giving the protein MKIVFAGTPFFASYILEGLIKKGYKISLTLTKPDSYSGRGLHLKESEVKSITNKYNIKCLSPNHEELRSCDNIVYDSLLAINPDIIIVVAYGLILPQWLLELPKFGCINIHASLLPRWRGSAPINRAIEHGDKKTGISIIQMDNGIDTGNIIMQESIDILPKYNSGDLYNILSKIGLSTIHKFLINLEENKKIVSYKQPEFGITYAKKISKKELLIDISTDAMSIFNKIRAFSPYPCAKILLPWLKEPVKIIAAEILNNNKNLNINNISINMDGIDVCTMDGILRITKIQRPGSKVQDIKQFINYLYNTKSDIF; this is encoded by the coding sequence ATGAAAATAGTTTTTGCTGGTACTCCATTTTTTGCATCTTATATATTGGAAGGACTGATTAAAAAAGGCTATAAAATATCTTTAACATTAACAAAACCTGATAGTTATTCAGGTCGTGGATTACATCTTAAAGAGAGTGAAGTAAAATCTATTACTAATAAATATAATATAAAATGTTTATCACCAAATCATGAAGAGTTACGTTCTTGTGATAATATTGTTTATGATAGTTTATTAGCTATAAATCCTGATATTATTATAGTAGTAGCTTATGGGTTAATATTACCTCAATGGTTACTTGAATTACCAAAATTTGGTTGTATTAATATACATGCTAGTTTATTACCTAGATGGAGAGGATCTGCACCTATAAATAGAGCTATAGAACATGGAGATAAAAAAACTGGTATTTCAATAATACAGATGGATAATGGTATAGATACTGGCAATATTATTATGCAAGAGTCTATAGATATTTTACCTAAATATAACTCAGGAGATCTATATAATATATTATCAAAAATTGGTTTATCGACTATACATAAGTTTTTGATCAACTTAGAAGAAAATAAAAAAATAGTTTCATATAAACAACCAGAATTTGGAATTACATATGCAAAAAAAATTTCTAAAAAAGAGTTATTAATTGATATTTCTACAGATGCAATGTCAATTTTCAATAAAATAAGAGCGTTTAGTCCATATCCTTGTGCAAAAATTTTGTTACCTTGGTTAAAAGAACCTGTAAAAATAATTGCAGCTGAAATATTAAATAATAATAAAAATTTAAACATAAATAATATTTCTATTAATATGGATGGTATAGATGTATGTACTATGGATGGTATATTAAGAATTACAAAAATTCAAAGACCAGGCAGCAAAGTACAAGATATAAAACAATTTATAAATTATTTATATAATACAAAAAGTGATATTTTTTAA
- a CDS encoding HesA/MoeB/ThiF family protein — protein MNDEQLLRYSRNILIEELGINGQEKLLSSNIVIFGVGGTGSAAALYLTLAGIKKITIVDYDIVELSNLQRQILHHSATLGQLKVKSAKNTLATYNEDVEINCISEKITDRKNLYKYIKNFDLVLDCTDNFSSRYKINLACVLTSTPLISGAAIEMKGQISTYDLRYIESPCYNCVFPENKKTEDINCANMGVLSPIVGTIGSLQAIEAIKILAEINNIKELNNHLLIFNFFNMSIRKTKIIRDDKCIICKDR, from the coding sequence ATGAATGATGAACAATTATTAAGATACTCTAGAAATATATTAATTGAAGAACTAGGTATAAATGGTCAAGAAAAATTATTATCTTCTAATATTGTTATATTTGGTGTAGGTGGTACAGGATCTGCTGCTGCTTTATATTTAACTTTAGCTGGTATTAAAAAAATTACTATAGTAGATTATGATATTGTGGAATTAAGTAATTTACAAAGACAAATATTACATCATAGTGCAACTTTAGGGCAACTAAAAGTTAAATCAGCTAAAAATACTTTAGCAACTTATAATGAAGATGTAGAAATTAATTGTATTTCTGAAAAAATTACAGATAGAAAAAATTTATATAAATATATTAAAAATTTTGATTTAGTTTTAGATTGTACTGATAATTTTTCATCTAGATATAAAATTAATTTAGCTTGTGTTTTAACATCAACACCTTTAATTTCAGGAGCTGCAATAGAAATGAAAGGTCAAATTAGTACTTATGATTTACGTTATATAGAATCTCCTTGTTATAATTGTGTTTTTCCTGAAAATAAAAAAACTGAAGATATTAATTGTGCAAATATGGGAGTATTATCTCCAATAGTAGGTACAATAGGTAGTTTACAAGCTATTGAAGCAATTAAAATTTTAGCAGAAATTAATAATATAAAAGAATTAAATAATCATTTATTAATATTTAATTTCTTTAATATGAGTATACGCAAAACAAAAATTATACGTGATGATAAATGTATCATTTGTAAAGATAGATGA